One part of the Nostoc sp. PCC 7120 = FACHB-418 genome encodes these proteins:
- a CDS encoding pentapeptide repeat-containing protein gives MKLEILATTALLSTIALTAPAQAANPQHIQQLLTTKSCPGCNLTGANLQQAHLIGADLRNANLAGANLKLANLEGADLTGANLKGANLSQVFASDASLSATNLTNVKLINAELYNADLEGAVLANADLRGAILFGALYSGYSR, from the coding sequence ATGAAACTAGAGATTTTAGCCACAACAGCACTACTAAGTACAATTGCTCTAACTGCTCCAGCACAAGCGGCAAATCCCCAACACATCCAACAATTATTAACTACTAAGAGTTGTCCGGGATGTAACCTGACAGGAGCAAACTTACAGCAAGCTCACTTAATCGGTGCTGACTTAAGAAACGCCAATTTAGCAGGAGCCAACCTCAAACTTGCCAACCTAGAAGGCGCTGATTTAACTGGTGCAAACCTTAAAGGAGCTAATTTGAGCCAAGTTTTTGCTAGCGATGCTAGTTTAAGCGCTACTAATTTGACAAATGTTAAACTCATCAATGCCGAACTCTACAATGCTGATTTAGAAGGCGCTGTTCTGGCTAATGCTGATTTAAGAGGAGCTATCTTATTCGGTGCGTTATACAGTGGTTATTCTAGATAA
- a CDS encoding small RNA NsiR4-regulated ssr1528 family protein — MTAETNVANSDTKGADAIDEAIAKGIDFDGTPIPPVKLDLYHKVMALEANRQRSGVSNTMRSRIIRIGAKHIPQAELDQLLIEAGFAPLKEKDIAFFYGGK, encoded by the coding sequence ATGACTGCTGAAACTAACGTAGCCAATTCTGATACGAAAGGTGCTGATGCTATTGATGAAGCGATCGCTAAAGGTATCGATTTTGATGGTACACCTATTCCCCCTGTAAAACTAGACCTATATCACAAAGTTATGGCATTGGAAGCCAATAGACAGCGTAGTGGTGTATCTAATACTATGCGATCGCGCATTATCCGTATTGGCGCAAAACATATTCCTCAAGCAGAACTTGATCAATTGCTCATAGAAGCAGGCTTTGCACCCCTGAAAGAAAAAGACATTGCCTTTTTCTACGGCGGTAAGTAA
- a CDS encoding zinc-dependent metalloprotease, with the protein MRYWLIRLVIFVAFLYSFLLNTNYVRAEQLTRLDIEQFNTYPVMENLAVAENNRGEKPQEDFWRFRELVKGTKKLQGLFTLYSRENFGDVFLEIKPEQLNKNYLATVTLESGVGESGIYSGSPLADYLFYFQRVNNNLHFVVRNVKFRTEASQPEERSLARSFSDSVLYSLPINSIDSRSKNILINLDDLLMQDFPGLTPLLKYSLQADYRLEASKSYFGNVNSLPENLEIDAVYGFFSPEGANLVTLPDSRALTLKVHYSFSQLQENNGYIPRLADDRVGYFITAFQDFSNHNTQESFVRYINRWHLEPSDPNAPSSVPKQPIVFWIENAVPQQYRQAIREGVLMWNKAFAKAGFANAIEVRQMPDDADWQPADVRYNTIRWFNSLDAGFAKGPVRVNPLTGEILDADIIIDANMVLSVQHEYRALMNDGLSLGDMCREVGSRGAGGRGAGSREQEDINQYSSPTPPHPYTPTPLHSSELCYSQNTSEQAAMGALALSLLQNTQPSNEAMQEYVHQYLRYLVAHEVGHTLGLRHNFHGSTMLAPQELNNREITRAKGLVGSVMDYLPVNIAPQGVEQGDYFPGVIGPYDEWAIEYGYRYSPHRVDEVVTPEVERSFLQQIALASPQPELSYATDEDIWDINPLANVWDMSSDVLVYSQWQMDNARAMWQRLDEHYLPKGESYSHLRVLFNKVLKYYFRNAALLSKYIGGQSFRRTHVSDDSSWAFVPVPLSKQRQALAELQEYVFAEDAFSFSPKLLNQLAPSRWQHWGSSVPNNRLDYPIHERVLNFQRFILRSLLDSERLHRLQDIELKSPSEQALSIPELFDTLQQGIWTEVFSTAEPKPISSIRRSLQREYLDILLEMVLHHLDIPEDGSTLAWYELRQLQNAIDTQLKQWGKQGDIYTLAHLQFSSDRITKALNAGLLSQ; encoded by the coding sequence ATGAGATACTGGTTAATTAGATTAGTAATATTTGTAGCCTTTCTGTATAGTTTCTTACTCAATACTAATTATGTAAGAGCCGAGCAACTAACACGCCTTGATATAGAGCAATTCAACACATACCCGGTAATGGAAAACTTAGCTGTTGCCGAAAATAATCGTGGGGAGAAACCACAGGAAGATTTTTGGCGATTTCGTGAGTTGGTTAAAGGAACAAAGAAACTACAAGGGCTATTTACTCTTTATAGTCGGGAAAATTTTGGTGATGTTTTTTTAGAAATTAAGCCAGAACAATTAAATAAAAATTACTTAGCTACGGTGACATTAGAGTCGGGTGTGGGGGAAAGCGGTATTTATAGCGGTTCACCCCTGGCTGATTATCTGTTCTATTTTCAGCGAGTCAATAATAATTTGCACTTTGTCGTGCGTAATGTTAAATTCCGTACAGAAGCAAGTCAACCAGAAGAGCGATCGCTTGCTCGTTCATTTAGCGATTCAGTTCTTTACTCACTACCCATTAATAGCATTGATTCACGTAGTAAAAATATTCTCATAAACTTAGACGACCTGCTGATGCAGGACTTTCCCGGCTTAACACCTCTATTGAAATACTCTTTGCAGGCAGACTATCGCCTAGAAGCAAGTAAATCCTATTTTGGTAATGTCAACAGCTTGCCAGAAAATCTAGAAATTGATGCAGTTTATGGTTTTTTCTCACCAGAAGGAGCAAATTTAGTTACCTTACCCGATAGCCGAGCGCTTACCCTCAAGGTACACTACAGTTTTTCCCAACTTCAAGAAAACAATGGCTATATTCCCCGGCTAGCAGATGACCGAGTTGGATATTTCATTACAGCTTTTCAGGACTTCTCGAATCACAACACGCAAGAATCCTTTGTACGTTATATCAATCGGTGGCATCTAGAACCATCTGACCCGAATGCACCTTCATCTGTACCCAAACAACCGATAGTGTTTTGGATTGAAAATGCTGTACCCCAGCAGTACCGCCAAGCGATTCGGGAAGGTGTACTGATGTGGAATAAAGCATTTGCTAAAGCCGGATTTGCCAACGCTATTGAAGTGCGACAAATGCCAGATGATGCCGACTGGCAACCAGCCGATGTCCGCTACAATACTATTCGCTGGTTCAATTCTCTAGATGCAGGTTTTGCCAAAGGACCAGTCCGTGTCAACCCCCTCACGGGAGAAATTTTGGATGCAGATATCATCATCGATGCCAATATGGTGCTGTCAGTTCAGCATGAGTACCGAGCGTTGATGAATGATGGTTTGTCTTTGGGGGATATGTGCAGAGAGGTAGGAAGCAGGGGGGCAGGGGGCAGGGGGGCAGGGAGCAGGGAGCAGGAGGATATTAACCAATATTCTTCCCCCACACCCCCACACCCCTACACCCCCACACCCCTCCATTCCTCCGAACTTTGCTATAGCCAAAATACTTCTGAGCAAGCCGCTATGGGGGCTTTGGCGTTATCACTTTTGCAAAATACTCAACCTAGTAATGAAGCGATGCAGGAATATGTGCATCAATATTTGCGCTATCTTGTGGCTCATGAAGTCGGTCATACTCTGGGTTTGCGCCACAACTTTCACGGTAGTACTATGTTAGCGCCCCAAGAATTAAATAATAGAGAAATCACTCGCGCCAAAGGTTTAGTGGGTTCGGTGATGGACTATCTACCTGTGAACATTGCACCCCAGGGGGTAGAACAAGGGGATTATTTTCCCGGAGTGATTGGCCCCTATGATGAATGGGCGATTGAGTACGGTTATAGATACAGCCCTCATAGAGTAGATGAGGTAGTTACCCCGGAAGTAGAAAGGAGTTTTTTACAGCAAATTGCCTTAGCATCGCCGCAACCAGAATTATCTTACGCTACAGATGAGGATATTTGGGATATCAATCCTTTGGCAAATGTCTGGGATATGAGTAGTGATGTGCTGGTTTATTCGCAATGGCAAATGGATAACGCCCGCGCCATGTGGCAACGCCTGGACGAGCATTATCTACCCAAAGGAGAAAGCTATAGTCATTTGCGTGTTTTATTTAATAAAGTATTGAAATATTATTTTCGTAACGCTGCTTTACTTTCTAAATATATTGGTGGGCAATCTTTTCGCCGGACTCACGTTAGTGATGATAGTTCCTGGGCATTTGTGCCAGTTCCCCTAAGCAAACAACGTCAAGCTTTAGCAGAATTACAAGAGTATGTATTTGCTGAAGATGCTTTTAGTTTTTCACCAAAATTACTTAATCAGTTAGCTCCGTCCCGTTGGCAACATTGGGGCAGTTCTGTACCCAACAACCGCCTTGACTATCCCATTCACGAACGTGTTTTGAATTTTCAACGCTTTATTTTGCGATCGCTCTTAGATAGTGAGCGTCTGCATCGTTTACAAGATATAGAACTTAAAAGCCCTTCTGAGCAAGCCCTTTCTATACCAGAATTATTCGACACCTTGCAACAAGGTATTTGGACGGAGGTTTTCAGCACAGCAGAACCAAAGCCAATTTCTAGCATCCGCCGTTCGTTACAACGAGAATATCTAGATATTTTGCTGGAAATGGTCTTACATCATCTTGATATACCCGAAGATGGCAGCACACTAGCTTGGTATGAATTACGCCAACTGCAAAACGCTATTGACACCCAACTCAAACAATGGGGTAAACAAGGGGATATTTACACCTTAGCCCACTTGCAATTTTCTAGCGATCGCATCACCAAAGCATTGAATGCAGGTTTACTTTCTCAATAA
- a CDS encoding DUF3370 domain-containing protein yields the protein MPNTLFSPLFILALGLTLTQTIGCTNNPDDSAVAQTSPKAEPQIVVEPGEIRALPGKLDNIPVFNSNSPEWVKTEGILLSTFPTNGKKTPAAHLNFPFQGRFDLFAHHYTHTPKDLQTLYLGVIVNNPGKKPVTVDVLQAASYLMQDAPFVTLPPYIENNDGKAYSGPGARAVADVLRGVRQADFPAKLVIPPGQSRMLLNHPIPVRNLARPVNGRSSFLRLRSSDKIYTASLAMFAKKNTDGSDRAPTMAEWQALLNNGNFAGPRDKTPTPPNATSGALIYGRVAGVSQGSQWQAILTDNPQATTLTIPQVGKAISYPIVTLRGGRLGTGQSQTAKMLARYPDTAYEAHGNYGVEYNLNLPLKNNTNQTQKVTVTLATPLKEDKLSQGGVRFRKPSLDFPFFRGTVRLRYFDDQGKQKTRYVHLWHRTGQVLEPLVQFVMPPSTRRNVQVDVIYPPDSTPPQILTVRTL from the coding sequence ATGCCAAATACGCTATTTTCCCCTTTATTTATACTTGCATTAGGACTTACTCTTACTCAAACTATCGGCTGCACAAATAATCCAGATGATTCCGCCGTTGCCCAAACTTCACCTAAAGCAGAACCTCAAATTGTTGTAGAACCAGGAGAAATCAGGGCTTTACCAGGAAAGTTAGATAACATCCCTGTATTTAACAGTAATAGCCCAGAGTGGGTAAAAACTGAGGGAATTTTGCTGTCTACTTTCCCCACAAATGGTAAAAAAACACCAGCAGCACACCTCAATTTTCCTTTTCAGGGACGGTTTGATTTATTCGCTCACCATTACACCCATACTCCCAAGGATTTACAAACGCTTTACTTGGGGGTCATTGTCAATAATCCTGGGAAAAAACCTGTGACGGTCGATGTCTTGCAAGCAGCCAGTTATCTCATGCAGGATGCACCTTTTGTCACCTTACCCCCCTACATAGAAAATAACGATGGTAAAGCCTACTCAGGGCCAGGGGCTAGGGCTGTTGCTGATGTGCTGCGGGGTGTGCGACAGGCTGATTTTCCTGCTAAGTTGGTGATTCCCCCTGGACAAAGCCGGATGTTGCTAAATCATCCTATTCCTGTGCGGAATTTGGCAAGACCTGTCAATGGTCGATCAAGTTTTTTGCGTTTACGGAGTAGTGATAAAATTTATACAGCCAGTTTGGCTATGTTTGCCAAGAAGAATACTGATGGTTCTGACCGTGCGCCTACTATGGCTGAATGGCAAGCTTTACTCAACAATGGTAACTTTGCAGGGCCACGGGATAAAACGCCTACCCCACCCAATGCTACCAGTGGGGCGTTGATTTATGGGCGCGTAGCTGGTGTTTCTCAAGGTTCCCAATGGCAAGCCATTCTCACTGATAATCCCCAGGCAACTACTCTCACCATACCTCAAGTCGGCAAGGCTATTTCTTATCCTATAGTGACTCTGCGTGGTGGTCGATTAGGTACAGGACAAAGCCAAACCGCTAAGATGCTGGCGCGTTATCCTGATACAGCTTATGAAGCGCATGGTAATTACGGTGTGGAATATAATCTCAACTTGCCCTTGAAGAATAACACTAACCAAACCCAAAAGGTGACTGTTACTTTAGCAACACCGTTAAAGGAAGATAAGTTATCTCAAGGTGGTGTACGCTTTCGTAAACCTTCCCTAGACTTTCCCTTTTTCCGAGGTACAGTCAGGCTACGTTACTTTGATGACCAGGGAAAACAAAAGACGCGTTACGTACATTTATGGCACAGAACCGGACAGGTTTTAGAACCATTAGTACAGTTTGTTATGCCACCATCAACTAGACGCAATGTGCAGGTAGATGTAATTTATCCACCAGATTCCACACCACCCCAGATTTTGACTGTGAGAACTTTGTAG